TGGTGGGTAGCCGGCGAGATCGAGCACTTCACGATGGCCAACGGTGGCCGCATCGCCAACCTCGGGTTCATCAGCACGAGTGTGGGCACCGTGGTGATCGACACGGGCACCTCGCTGGCCCACGGCAAGGCCCTGCGGGCGCTCATCGAGCAGACGGTGGATTCACCGATCGTGCGCGTGTTCAACACCCATCAACATCCCGACCACGTGCTCGGTAACGGTGCCTTCGCGGACGTGCCCATCGAGGCTCTGGCCGCGACCCGAGATGGCCTGCGTGAGAACGGCGGTGCGCTCCTCGACAACGTGTATCGCATGTTGGGCCCGTGGATGCGGGGCACGGAGCTGCAGCTGCCGACGGCGGAGGCGACCCCCCGCACGATGACGCTCGGCGATCACGAGCTGGAGATCCTCGCCTTCGATGGCCATACGGACGGCGACCTCGTGATCTACGACCGCACCACAGGCGTGCTGTTCTGTGGCGATCTCTGCTTCCACCAACGGGCGCCGACCACACCGGATGCGGACATCGACCGTTGGTTGGCGACGCTGCGAGCCCTGGACGCCCTTGGCGCGAAGCAGATCGTCCCCGGCCACGGCCCCATCATCGGCGCCGAGGACTCCGCCCTACGCCTGAACGCCGACTACCTCGAGTGGTTGGACGGGCTCGTACGGGCGGCGGTGGAGGAGGGGCGCTTGATGCCCGAGTTGATGGAGCAGCCGCTGCCGGCGCGCTTCGGTCCCATCTCCTCGCCGCGCGCCGAGTACGCGCGATCGATCATGCACCTCTACCCGCTGTACGAGGCCGCACTGTTTGGTCCCGCCGAAGGGGGCGATGGGGGTCAGCGGTAGTCGACCAGTTCGTACTGGATCGAGCCACCCTCGAAGAGATCCGCCTCCAGCGGTTCCTCACGCAGGAGTTTCACCAAGCCCACGCCCGGTGCGTACCACTCGGTCTGCGTGATCGGCACGGTGATGAAGCCCTGGCGCGCATCGCCGTAGAGCTCGAGGGAACCTTCCCCCACCACCCGCACGCAGTTCTCGAAACGTCCCGCCGGGGTGGTGATGATGTCGTCGGTGGCCTCGATGATCATCGTGAGGGAGATCGAGAACTGCACCGATAGATCCGCACCCAAGGGCACCGTTCGGCGCAGGGCGTAGGGGTGGGTCGACAGCTGCCAGGTACTGCCCAAGGTCGGCGGCAACGGCAGCACCTGGCGCGCGGGCACGTCGCGCTGGGCCTCGAGTTCGGTGGCGTTGCGAAGGGCGATTCGCTCGATGCTGGCGTCGCTGCGGGTGAAGTGGTACTCGTTGCCGAGCACATCGAAGCGCCGGTACACCCGACCCGGCACCCCTTGCACTTTGATCGGCTTGAGCGTGCGAACCTCATGCAGCGGCAACCCGGCGGGCGGCGTGGGAGCGCCCTTCACGTCCACCCGGTAGGTCCATTCGTGTCCCGGTTGCAGGGGGAAGAAGTCGCTGGGATCAGCGGATCGCGTACACCCGTTGAGGCCAACGAATACCAGGGCAACGATGCCGAATCGACGAAGGAGGGCGTTGCTCATTTCTCTGGCAACGCCGGGTCTGGCACGTCGTAGAACTCGATGAGCTGCTGGTCTGGCGCCAAGCGCACGGCGCCGACGTTCGTGCGCCGACCGTCCTCGATAATCCGCCGACCCATCTGCAGTCGGCCCTGACCCATACGTCGCTCGGCCGCCTCGATCGACTGATGCAGCTCGGTGTTGTAGGGCAGCTCGTAGGCGCGCGGGTGCACCGCAGGACCATCGTCGGTGACGGTCACCACCCACAGGTCGATACCTCCCTGCGTGTTGGTCTTCTCGTCAGGCTCGCGCACCCAGGAGCTTAGGAGCAGAAACTGCTCGGGCAGCACCTGCGGGGCCGGCCAACCGCTCACCTGGCGCCAGCCGTGGTAGCTCGCGACGCAGAAGACGAAGAGCAGTGCCGACACGGCGACCTTCATCCACATGGCCTGTTGGCCACGGACCCAGATGCTGATCAGGATGGCGAGGGTGACCGCGTAGGCGAGCGCCAGGGTGACGGTGAGGCCGCTCATCATAGGGTGTCCACGGAGACCAGCGCCTTCGCCAGGGTGTTGATGTTGCTCACCTCGCCCTCACTATCGAGGGTGAAGCGCACGGCGGTGCGTTCCTCCCCCTTGTCCCTCAGCGTGACCTCCTCGTAGTAGAGGATCTCCAGCACGGGATTGACCCGTGCCACCCTTACGTTCACATCCACAGGGTTACCAGTCTCCGAATCGTAGTAGTGCAGGTTGACCACGTACTCGCCTTGCGTCCACCCGCGCAGGGTCACCACCTCTTGGTTAAGAGGGTTGATCACTTCACGACCGTCCACGAGCATCTGGTCATTGCTGATACCGCGGTCGTCGCGGTCGAGGTGCATGAAACCTGCGGAGGGGTTGTTGAACCAGATGACGTTGCCAGTCGGATCCTCGACCCACATGTCCACGTCGTCCGGGAGGTTGTCGCCCCAGGTCGCCGAGATCAGGTACTCCGCCTTGATGTCGATGCGGCCTTGCTCGGTGGGTGGGTGCAGAAAGATCAGCGCCACGATGAACAGAAAGGTGAACGCCAGGAGGGCGTTGAACAGGAGATCCGTGAAGGGATCCTGCTCAGCCGGCAGAGGACGCAGGCGCTGACGCACGAGCGGCGAACCCCTCTTTCAAATCGCGCTCGGCGAAGAACACGGTGTCCGCCACCAGGCGCCGGGCGCCGAAATCGAGCCACAGGTACTGCACGCTCAGGACAGCGCTCACCACGAGCCCCACAAGCGTGGTATTCAAGGCGACCCCCATGCCCTGGGTCATCTCCGAGAGCAGCGACTGCACGGTGGAGAATTCGATGGAGTCGATCACGACCGCACTGCGAAGCATCAGGATGAAGCCGATCACCGTGCCAAGTAGTCCGAGGCGGATGCTGAGGTTGGTGAGGAACCAGCCGAACTCGTAGGGCGCATGCACGCGGTCGTTGAAGACGTCCGTGAGGTTCTGCGAAGACTCATCAGCGCCGCGCCCGGCGGCGGTGGCGACCGCGCCCAGGTAGGCGTGCACCAAGGAGGTCGACGCCGCGCGCGGAGTGCCCAAGGCGAGTAGGGGCGCGAGGTCGCCGTCGCGTTCGTAGCGTCGCGCCAAGGCATCGATGGCGTCGAGTTCTCGTGAGAGGGTGAGGGCGCGCCACGCGCCGTGCAGCAGTCCACCCAGCAACAGGAGCAGAATAAGGATGCTCAGGCGCGTGATATCCCCCTGCACCAAACGGCCCAGGAGGCCCAGTTCGGCGGCCAGGTAGGTGCCGAAGGCGACGAGGGCGGCGAAGACCAACCACTGGGTGAAGAGAAGGCCCTGGGGCCAACGGGCGGACATCGATCGTTAGTCTATGAGGGTGCGTTCACGAGGCATGCAGTCGAGACTATCAGTGGAGACTCGAGCGGGTAAACTCGTGGCATGGGGTGCGCTTTCGAGGCTTGCGGATAATCCGCGGCCGAGTCGACATGTCGCCCGAAGGGGGAATCGCGATGCGCTTGCTTGGATGGTTTGCCGTGATGGTGCTGGCGGGGTGTTCGGGTGCCACGCTGGCGGAGCAGCACGCTGCGGATCCGATCTACCAGCGTTCCGTGATGGCCGACCAGGCCACCGCGTACGACGCGGTGTACCACTCGCTCGAGGAGAGCCGCTTTTGGGTCATTGCCGAACCGAACATCGGTAAATCCCTGGCGAGAAACGCCGAGCGCTGGGGAGAGAACTTCAACCGCAACGGTTACGAGGCCGTTCGCAGTCTTGTGTTCTGCAGTCCCTGGTACGCGAACGAGCTCAGCAATCTCGATCCACGGGCCCTCGCGATGTGCCCCTTCAGCGCCACGATGCTGTATCGAGACGGCGAAGCGACCGTGCTGTTCGAGCGGCCTACGACGGTGGTGAATGAGGGACCGGCCAAGGAGTTGGTGGCGCGCCTCGAAGCGGCGGTCGTGGAGGCGCTGGATCGGGCGATCGCTGAGTTGGCGGATGACGGCGCGCAGGGCGGGGCCGAGTCGGCGGACGACTAGGGCATCGATTAGGTTCGATCGTGCCCGGGTGCGCTGAGCATCCTCGCATAGCTCAGGCGGATAGCGTGTTGCCGTCGCCTTGCGTCGGATGTCTGGCGCGCTTACGGGAGGCTGCGACGCCGATCGGTACCGGGTTGCCGCATTGGGTGCTGGTCGCCCGAATTCGAGCGTCCTGTGCCTGTGGTGGGGCCGGCTCGCGCGGCGAGAGCACGTTCGATCGCCGGACGCGATTCTCGTGCGTGCCAAGGGGGGGGACAGGGGTGCCGAAGGCGGGGGAGAGGATGGTAGGCGCGGCTGGGATCGAACCAGCGACCACCACCATGTCAAGGTGGTGCTCTACCGCTGAGCTACGCGCCTTCCGAAGAGCCGCAAAGTGTATCCACATGGACCCGAGCAGGCAAGCCACTGACCTCGGGCCTCTGCACTGGATCACGCTTGGGGTTGGAAGGTCCCGTCCGTGCGCGTGAGTCTGCACGGAGGCCCCTTCGACGGGCGCACCTTCGAGCGCCGGGACTGCCGCGTCGGGCTTCTGCTTCTGGTCACTGGCGTGTCGGCCCGAGGGTTAGACCACCAGCTCTACCGCGTGCGTGCCCAGTCCGGCGACCGTTTCGCTGCGAGCGTCGAGCCGGACGGGGACGGCGACGGCGAGTGCCACCGCGTCCTGCTGCCGGGCACGGTCTGAGCCCAGGCTCACTCGTATTTGCAGGTGACCTCATCGACGGTCCAGAAGCGCGCCACGCTGGCGCTAAGGCGCAGCAGGTACTCGTTCTGCACGGCCAAGGCCTCGCGCTCGCGTGCGCTGGCGTCGGTGCAGGAGTGGGAGTCGTAGCGGCCGCTGTGGTGCTGCAGGTAGTGCACGAGCTCGTGCACGTAAAGGGAGCTCACCTCCGGCCCCTGCTGGTCTCGGAACCGCTCGTCGATGTAGATGACGTCCTCGTCGTTGTACCAACCCACGGCGCGGCATTCCCGCCCGTTGCACACGTGCTCGACGAAGAACTCGTGGCTGCGCCAGACGATCTCCGGGGGCGCCTCGGGGGCGGGGTAGCCGGAGAGGGTGGACGCCCAGCTCATGAGTGTTGCCAACAGTTCCTTTTCCAAGCCGCTCTCCTCGACTGATCCGAGTGAGCCCGCCCGGATCTCAGATGACCCGTGCTTGGGCGCCGGGCGCTGGGGAGATCCCAACGCGCCTCAAGAACACAGTTCGTTCCAACGACCGCTTTGGAGTTTCATCGGATCGAGAGGGTTCACTGAGTTCTTCGCGGCGTTGGCCGAGTGGGCGCCATGATGATGCCTGTGGCAGCGTCGACGAGCCGGGTCGCTGCAGCCGATTTCCGAGCACCCAATCGCCGCGAGTGGTGGGGATCGTCGCCCAACGGTCAGGCGGATGAAAGTATACTGCCCCGATCGTCGCTAATAAGCCCGTACAGCAAAGGAGGGCGACCCCATGCTGCACCGTTTGATAGCGGCGTTATTGCGGCTACTGCGTGCAGTGGTCGGAGGCGGCAACAAGGAGGCCGGCCAGATGAAAGACCGTTGTGCTGGCGGCGGATCCGACGGCGATGGGAAGCCCCCTGGCGACACCGGGGACGATGACAACTACCCACCGCCGCCGACCCATGATGACGGCAAGGGCCCGAAGGAAGACATCACCTATCGGGATCAGGTCGTCGAAGTGAACATAAAGTCTGATTTCGAAGGAGAGATCACAATGAACGAAGCCACCAAGAAGGCAGTGGATGACCTCAAGGCGGCCTGCGATGCGTTCCTGGGGGATCCGTCAAAGTCCGAAGCGCTGAAGTCGGCAATGGCGGCGGTCAGCAAGACCGAGGAGGTGGGCGGCAGCACCAGCGGCGGCGATGCGCCCGGGACCAACAGCCCTGGCGGTGGGGGTGGTCTGCCTCCCTTCGTTACCGTGAATGTGAACGTGACGAAACCGGACTAAGCGCACTTCGGTGCGCTGAGGGCGTCGCGGCAGGCGCCCTCAGCTACTCGAACTAAAGCGAAGCTATCGCCTCCAGGACTTCTAGCAGTCTTGGGTGGCCGTCGGGCACAACGGCCTGCCGTATCTGCAACGCTTCCTCCAAGTACCGACGGGCTTCGGCGGTTTGCCCTAGGTCGCGAAGCACCTTCCCGTATCCGAGCAGCGTGCTCGAGCGGAAAACAAGCTCCTCTGGAAGTACCGCCAGCGCCTGACCATATAGCGAATGGGCTTGCGCGAGATCTCCCCGAAGGTAAACAACGCTCGCCAAGCGTGTTAGGTGCATGCCTACGTTCGGATGGGTTGGTCCCAGAGCCTCACGGTCTATCTCCGTGGCTGAGCCGTAGGCGGCTTCTGCGTCTGCGAGGGCCCCCATCTGCACCAGGAGATCGCCCAGATTGAAGTAGGTCGCAGCCGTGAGTGTGTGGGTCTCACCGAAGGCCGTCTTACGAACGGCGAGCGCCTCCATGTACTGACCTCGTGCCTCCTCGTACTGTTCCAAGTCGGTGAGGGCCCGCGCGAGATCTGAGCGTGTACGCGCAACGAATTCGTGGCTTGGATCCAGTCGCTCGAGCTGGATGTCCAAGGCCTCTTGATGAAGTGCCTTAGCCTCAGCGGCCTTGCCGAGGGCACGCATCATGGCACCGCGCTGGTTGAGAAGGATGGCAACGTCGTGATGTCGGGTGCCAAATCGTTCCTTGTAGACAACTAGCGCGTCAGCGTTCGCCTGCACTGCTTCGTCCCAGCCGTCGAGGCGGAACATTAGTTCTGCGTAATTGCTTAGGGTGTCCGCGTACTCCAGGGTTTGCGTTCCCTCGGCAGATCGAAACAGCGCGAGCGACTCACCATAGCGGTCGCGCGCGGCAGAGATCTCGCCGATTTGTGCGAGGGTGAACGCAACCCCGCCTTCGATGGCGGCAAGCTCCAGTGCCTGGCCGCCAAGCGCGAGCGCCTCATCGCGAGCATCCTCGAATCGGAGCAGTGAGGGTTGGTAGCTCCCCGTCTCACGAAGGCCCTCTGCGAGCAGGCGATACACTTCAAGTAGCCCTGGATCTGGAGAGACGAGCAACTGCTCGCGTATGTGCATAGCATCCGAGGCAAGCTGAACTTGCTCCTGGTAGAGCCCCAGGGCCTGATATAGCTTACCTAGGGTGACCATCAGGCGCGCACGTACCTGAGGTGTTTGATCTAGTTCCTCGTAGAGGCGGGTGCGCGTATCGGCCAGCAGATCGCGTACGAGGATGCGATCACCTGCGCCAATTGTGGGATCCCAGGACTGGAAGATGTTCTCCAGGAACGCGGCGGTCTGGGTGGCCTTGGCACTCTCGGCTTGGGCCACCGTGTAGGCCTCGCGCACGCGTTCGGACTGAATCGTCGCGGTGACCGCCCAGCCACTCAACAACACGGCGAACATCGCCACCGCCGCGCTCGCCAGCGGATGGCGGCGCAGGAACTTCCAACTGTTGTACGCCATGCTCGGCGCGCGCGCAGCCACCGGCTTGCCGTCGAGGTAGGCCCGAAGATCGGCCGCGAAGGCCTCCATCGACAGGTAGCGGTCCTCGGTCTCGCGGGCCACGGCGCGCATGACGATGGCGTCGAGATCGCCCCGCAGCTCGCGCTCGCGCTGCTGCAGTTCCTTGCGGTAGGCACCGCCGTCCAGGGGCGCGTCGAGCACGGGGACGGCGGAGTTGTCGGGGAGGGTGTTGCCGTCGCTGCCCGACTGGCGGCTGTCCACGCGCAAGGCTTGGCTCGGGCGGGTGGCGCCGACCTCGCAGATCTCCCGCGCCAGCACGTAGAGATCGGCGCCTCGGCTGAAGGGCCGGCGGCCGGTGAGCAGTTCGTAGAGCACGATGCCGAGCTGGTAGACATCGGTCTGGATGGTGATGTCGCGACCGCGAATCTGCTCGGGCGCCGCGTACTCGATGGTCATCGGGCGCTCGTCCGAGCGCGTGACCGCGGCGGGGCGTGAGCTCGAGTCGCCGAGCAGCTTGGCGATGCCGAAGTCGAGCAGCTTCACGCGACCCTGGCCATCGACGAGTAGGTTCGAGGGCTTCACATCGCGGTGGATGATGAGCTTGCCGTGGGCGTACTGAAGGGCGCGGGCCACGTCGAGCACCAGGCGCACGCGCGACTCCACATCCAGGCGCTGCCAACGGCAGTACTCGGTGATCCGCCGGCCCTCGACGTACTCCATGATGAAGTAGGCGCGGCCCTCGTCCGTCTGGCCGGCGTCGTAGAGGGCGGCGATCGAGCGGTGGTCGAGGCTCGCGAGGACCTGTTGCTCGGTGCGGAAGCGCACCTGTTCGATGTCGTCGCTGACGGTGCTGCGCAGGAGCTTGACGGCGACGAACTGCTCGAAGGCACCGTCGGCGCGCTCGCCGAGGTACACCATGCCCATGCCGCCTTCGCCGAGCTTGCGCACGAGGCGGTAGTGGCCGACGACGCGGCCGGCCATGTTCTGCTTCTCGCGCTCGCGATCGGCGAGCACGCGCAAGGCGTCGTCCGCGACGCTCTCATCCAGGGGGGAGGTGGCCTCGTCGGCGTTGAGCATCAGCTCAACCTGCTCACGCAGGGCGATGTCCTCGCCGCAGGCCTCGTCCAGCACCTGCTGGCGCTCTTCGGCCGGGGCCGCCCACACGCGGTCGACCACCCTTTGGATGTCGTCCCAACGTTCGGGGGTGAGCTGGCGAATGGTGTCGCTCATGGTCCTCGGGTCCCGCGGCGGCGCGCGCAGCCGTCCTCCTGGAGATGATACACAGATGCGTCGGCGGCCCGACGCCCATGCTGCGCCTGCGATGCTACTATCCTTCGCCTGGGGGTCGAAACGTGGAGCAGGCCGTGGTCAACGCCATCGCACGAGTGCAAGAGGGGGCTTCTTGAGGGACGCGGCACAGGCCATCCGTGAGGCCGTGGAAAGCCCCGCCATCGCGCGGGTCATCGAAGAGGAGAAGCTGCCGGAGAGCTACCGCGGCGCCCTGCGCGAGCACATCGCACCTGTCGCCACAGCAATCCTCCGCGCCCTCGACGCGGCATCGCGACCTCTGCTGATCGGCATCAACGGCTGCCAGGGCAGCGGCAAGTCGACCCTGGCGCGGTTCCTGGCCGTGTTGCTGGAGCAGGCCGGCGGGCTGCGCTGCCCGGAGGTCTCGATCGACGATCTCTACCTTCCCCGAGCTGATCGAATCGCCCTCGGCCAGCAGGTGCATCCGCTGCTCGCCACGCGCGGGGTGCCCGGCACGCACGATCTCCCGCTCGGTCGCACCGTGCTTGAACGCTTGCTGTCGCCCTCGCGGGCTGAGGACGTGGCGATTCCGCGGTTTCTGAAGTCCATCGACGATCGGGCGCCCGCCGATCAGTGGTCGCGCTGGCAGGGAGCGACCGACGCGGTGCTGTTCGAAGGCTGGTGCGTGGCCTGTACGCCGCAGGAGGCGTCGGCCCTCGACGAGCCGATCAACGCCCTCGAGGCGGAGGAGGACCGGGACGGTGAATGGCGCCGTTATGTGAATCGCAGCCTTCGCGAGGACTACCCAGCGCTATTCGGCCCCATCGACTTTCTCGTCTTCCTGCGCGCGCCGTCCTTCGAGTGCGTGCACCAATGGCGGCGCAAGCAGGAGGAGAAGTTGACCCAACGCTTGCGCGATGAGAACGCGCCGCCCGAGGCGTTCTCCCGGGTGATGAGCAACGCCGAGCTCACCCGCTTCATCCAGCACTACGAGCGGCTCACCCGGCACATGCTCAGCGATCTCGGCGAGCGCGCCCAGGCCATCATCGATCTGGCCGAGGACCACCGCTTGGTGGGTCATCAGCTACGGGGCAACCCGGGGAGCTCGGGAGCGACGCATGCCTGAGCCGCTGGTGGTCTACACGGACCTCGACGGCACCCTGCTCGACCATTTCACCTATGACTGGTCGCCGGCGGCACCGGTGTTGGATCGCCTGGCGCGCCTCGGCGTCCCCGTGGTGATGGTCACCAGCAAAGCGCGAGGTGAGGTGTCTGAGCTCGCACAAGCGCTCGACAACCCCCATCCCTACATCGTCGAGAACGGCGCCATCTCGGTGATTCCCGCGGGCTACTTCGGCGAGGCGGGCATCCACCCTCGCGGGCCGCGCGAGCCCGTGGACGTGCAGTATCACGGCCCGACCCGCGCGCAACTCACGGACCAGATCCTGCAGTTGCGCGAGCGTCTCGGCATCAAGTTCGAGACCTTCGGGGAGCTCGGCTACGGCGGCATCGCCGAGCACACGGGCTTGTCTTTGCAGGCGGCGGCCAAGGCCGATGATCGCGAGGCATCCGAGCCTTTGCTCTGGCTCGAGGAGGATCCTATCGAGCTAGTGCGTTTTCGCCAGGCCTTGCGTGAGCGCGACCTCAATTGCGTACGTGGCGGACGCTTCGTGCACGTGCTCGGCCCCGTGGACAAGGCCCGCTCCGTGGCCATGATGCACGGCCAGTACGAGCGTCGCCTGGCCCGGGCGCCGCGGCGGGTGGTGCTGGGCGACGGGCCCAACGACCTTGCCATGTTGGGGCAGGCGGATGTGGCCGTGGTGATCCCCGGGCATCATGATCAGGACATGACGCTGCCGGAGGGCGCCCGCGCCGAGGTGCTGCGACCGTCGCACGCCGGGCCCAAGGGGTGGGCGGAGGCGATGGAAGACGTGCTAGAACGTTACGGATACGACGAGACTTCAGGGGAGTAGAGGGACTTGGCCGATTTTCATCAGAACGGGACCGTCACCACGCTGCACAACTTGACGCGCAGGCCCGTGGAGTACGTCGAGGCGGATCTCCAGCGCTTCTCCCGCTATCGCCCTCTCGGCCTGGTGCTGCCGTCGCTGTACTCCGAGCTGCAGCAACCGGCCCTGGCCAACATCGTCGACGAGCTGACCCACGTGAACTACCTGAACCAGGTGGTGATCGGCCTCGACCGCGCCAACGAGCTGCAGTACCGCGAAGCCCTGCGCTACTTCGGACGACTCCCCCAACACCACCGCGTGCTGTGGAACGAGGGCCCACGCCTGCAAGCGATCGACGCCCAGCTGCGCCGCGAAGGGCTCGCGCCCACGGAGCTCGGCAAGGGCCGCAACGTCTGGTACTGCTACGGCTACGTGCTGGCCACCGGCATGGCGGAGAGCATCGCCCTGCACGATTGCGACATCGTCACCTACGATCGCAGCCTGCTCGCGCGCCTGTTGTACCCCGTGGCGAACTCGAGCTTCAGCTATGAGTTCTGTAAGGGCTACTACGCGCGCACGTCCACCTCAGCCATGAACGGCCGCGTGAGCCGTCTGTTGGTCACGCCCATGATCCGCGCCCTGAAGACGGTGTGCGGCAGCAGTGAATTCCTCGATTACCTGGATAGCTTCCGTTACCCCTTGGCCGGTGAGTTCAGCCTGCGCAAGGACGTGATCCAGGATCTGCGCATCCCGTCGGACTGGGGCCTTGAGATCGGCGTGCTCAGCGAGATGGCGCGCAACTACGCCAACAACCGTATCTGTCAGGCGGACATCGCCGATCGCTACGACCACAAGCACCAGGTGCTGAGCCCCGAGGACGCCTCGAAGGGGCTGTCGAAGATGAGCATCGACATCATGAAGGCCTTCTTCCGCAAGCTCGCCACCCAGGGCGAGACCTTCTCGATGGATCGCTTCCGCACCATCAAGGCGACCTACTTCCGCATCGCCCTGGACTTCATCGAGACCTATCAGAACGATGCCCTGTTCAACGGTCTTCGCTACGACCGCCACCAGGAAGAGACGGCGGTGGAGATGTTCGCGAGTAACGTGATGGCCGCGGGCGACTACTTCCTGCGCAACCCGGAAGAGGCGCCGTTCATCGCGCCGTGGAACCGCGTGATCAACGCTATCCCCGACATTCTGGAGCAGCTTGCCGAGGCGGTCGAAGAGGACACGATCGAGTTCCGCGAGGGGGAGGGCGCCGCGTGAGCTCGACCTTGCCACCGCGCAGCGCGGGCGGCGGGGCCAGGGGCGAACTGCTGGCACGCGTCCAACAGCACCTCTCGGTCATCTACCCCGACCTCGATGCCATCACCTGGGGCCATCGCCTGATCGAAGCGATCGGTGGTGATTCCGATGCCCTGTCCGTGCCGCAGCCGTTCGTGAACCACTGGGACGAGCGCGACGCGATCATCATCACCTACGGCAACTCGGTAACCCGCGAGGGTGAAGCGCCCCTGCAGACCCTGCGACGCTTCCTCAACGATCACCTGTCGGATGCGGTGAGCGGCGTGCACATCCTGCCGTTCTTCCCCTACAGCTCCGACGATGGGTTCGCCGTCATCAACTACCTGCAGGTGAACGACGCCCTAGGCGATTGGGAGGATATCCGCGAGATCGCCGAGGAGTTCGACCTGATGGCGGACCTCGTCATCAACCACGCCTCGGCGCGCTCGGGCTGGTTCGAGAACTTCAAGAAGCGGATCGACCCGGGCCTGAACTACTTCGTCGAGGTGGACCCGGACTCGGACGTCTCGATGGTCGTGCGACCACGGCCGTCGCCGCTCCTGCAGACCGTCCAGACCCTCGACGGCGAGCGCACTGTCTGGTGCACCTTCGGCCCGGACCAGGTGGACCTGAACTTCGCCAACCCCCAGGTGCTTTGGGAGTTCGTGAATATCTTAGGTCGCTACCTCGATGTGGGCGTGCGCACCTTGCGCATGGATGCCGTGGCTTTCCTGTGGAAGGAGATCGGCACCCCTTGCATCCACTTGCGTCGCACCCACGAGATCATCAAGTTGCTGCGCACGCTGGCGGAGTTCCGCCGACCCGACGTGCTGGTGATCACCGAGACCAACGTCCCCAACCGCGACAACCTGACTTACTTCGGCAACGCCAACGAAGCCCACGCCATCTACAACTTCTCCCTGCCGCCGCTGCTCGTGCACACCATGCTGAGCGGCAACTGCCGGCACCTGAAGACCTGGATGATGAGCATGCCGCCGGCCCAGCACGGCACCACGTACCTTAACTTCATCGCCTCCCACGACGGCATCGGCCTGCGTCCCGCGGAAGGGTTGCTGAGCGATGAGGAGCTGGCCAGCATGATCGACGCCTTGCGTGCCTACGGCGCCGAGGTGTCGATGCGAGCGGGGCCCGATGGGGCGCTCAAGCCCTACGAGGTGAACATCTCGCTGATCGACGCGATGGCGGGCACGGCTGCCGGTCAACGCGATCGCTGGCAGTTCGAGCGCTTCATCTGCATGCACCTCATGATGCTGGGCCTCGAGGGCATTCCGGCGATCTACGTGCACAGCTTCCTGGCGACGCCTAACGATCACGACCTGTTCGCGCGCTCCGGGCGGGCGCGCTCGATCA
This Pseudomonadota bacterium DNA region includes the following protein-coding sequences:
- a CDS encoding HAD-IIB family hydrolase; amino-acid sequence: MPEPLVVYTDLDGTLLDHFTYDWSPAAPVLDRLARLGVPVVMVTSKARGEVSELAQALDNPHPYIVENGAISVIPAGYFGEAGIHPRGPREPVDVQYHGPTRAQLTDQILQLRERLGIKFETFGELGYGGIAEHTGLSLQAAAKADDREASEPLLWLEEDPIELVRFRQALRERDLNCVRGGRFVHVLGPVDKARSVAMMHGQYERRLARAPRRVVLGDGPNDLAMLGQADVAVVIPGHHDQDMTLPEGARAEVLRPSHAGPKGWAEAMEDVLERYGYDETSGE
- a CDS encoding phosphoribulokinase; its protein translation is MRDAAQAIREAVESPAIARVIEEEKLPESYRGALREHIAPVATAILRALDAASRPLLIGINGCQGSGKSTLARFLAVLLEQAGGLRCPEVSIDDLYLPRADRIALGQQVHPLLATRGVPGTHDLPLGRTVLERLLSPSRAEDVAIPRFLKSIDDRAPADQWSRWQGATDAVLFEGWCVACTPQEASALDEPINALEAEEDRDGEWRRYVNRSLREDYPALFGPIDFLVFLRAPSFECVHQWRRKQEEKLTQRLRDENAPPEAFSRVMSNAELTRFIQHYERLTRHMLSDLGERAQAIIDLAEDHRLVGHQLRGNPGSSGATHA
- a CDS encoding MotA/TolQ/ExbB proton channel family protein → MSARWPQGLLFTQWLVFAALVAFGTYLAAELGLLGRLVQGDITRLSILILLLLLGGLLHGAWRALTLSRELDAIDALARRYERDGDLAPLLALGTPRAASTSLVHAYLGAVATAAGRGADESSQNLTDVFNDRVHAPYEFGWFLTNLSIRLGLLGTVIGFILMLRSAVVIDSIEFSTVQSLLSEMTQGMGVALNTTLVGLVVSAVLSVQYLWLDFGARRLVADTVFFAERDLKEGFAARASAPASSAG
- a CDS encoding quinoprotein relay system zinc metallohydrolase 1, translated to MGERAQNWLGLGLALVVACAAQAQQADDRYAYTLDATQIADGTWWVAGEIEHFTMANGGRIANLGFISTSVGTVVIDTGTSLAHGKALRALIEQTVDSPIVRVFNTHQHPDHVLGNGAFADVPIEALAATRDGLRENGGALLDNVYRMLGPWMRGTELQLPTAEATPRTMTLGDHELEILAFDGHTDGDLVIYDRTTGVLFCGDLCFHQRAPTTPDADIDRWLATLRALDALGAKQIVPGHGPIIGAEDSALRLNADYLEWLDGLVRAAVEEGRLMPELMEQPLPARFGPISSPRAEYARSIMHLYPLYEAALFGPAEGGDGGQR
- a CDS encoding serine/threonine-protein kinase gives rise to the protein MSDTIRQLTPERWDDIQRVVDRVWAAPAEERQQVLDEACGEDIALREQVELMLNADEATSPLDESVADDALRVLADREREKQNMAGRVVGHYRLVRKLGEGGMGMVYLGERADGAFEQFVAVKLLRSTVSDDIEQVRFRTEQQVLASLDHRSIAALYDAGQTDEGRAYFIMEYVEGRRITEYCRWQRLDVESRVRLVLDVARALQYAHGKLIIHRDVKPSNLLVDGQGRVKLLDFGIAKLLGDSSSRPAAVTRSDERPMTIEYAAPEQIRGRDITIQTDVYQLGIVLYELLTGRRPFSRGADLYVLAREICEVGATRPSQALRVDSRQSGSDGNTLPDNSAVPVLDAPLDGGAYRKELQQRERELRGDLDAIVMRAVARETEDRYLSMEAFAADLRAYLDGKPVAARAPSMAYNSWKFLRRHPLASAAVAMFAVLLSGWAVTATIQSERVREAYTVAQAESAKATQTAAFLENIFQSWDPTIGAGDRILVRDLLADTRTRLYEELDQTPQVRARLMVTLGKLYQALGLYQEQVQLASDAMHIREQLLVSPDPGLLEVYRLLAEGLRETGSYQPSLLRFEDARDEALALGGQALELAAIEGGVAFTLAQIGEISAARDRYGESLALFRSAEGTQTLEYADTLSNYAELMFRLDGWDEAVQANADALVVYKERFGTRHHDVAILLNQRGAMMRALGKAAEAKALHQEALDIQLERLDPSHEFVARTRSDLARALTDLEQYEEARGQYMEALAVRKTAFGETHTLTAATYFNLGDLLVQMGALADAEAAYGSATEIDREALGPTHPNVGMHLTRLASVVYLRGDLAQAHSLYGQALAVLPEELVFRSSTLLGYGKVLRDLGQTAEARRYLEEALQIRQAVVPDGHPRLLEVLEAIASL